The following is a genomic window from Thermostichus vulcanus str. 'Rupite'.
TGATGCGTCGGTTGATCCCCGGCCCGTTTACGTTCCTGCTGCCTGCCACCAAGCTGGTTCCGAAGCTGGTGATGGATCCAAAACGGAAAACCACGGGGATTCGCGTGCCCGATTCCACCATTTGTCAGGCTTTGTTAGCGGAGCTGGGCAATCCGATTGTTTCCACCTCCGCGAAGTTGAGTGGGGATACCGTCGGATCCCTGGATTTCCGTTCCGGTCGAGAATGGGAGGTTGGTGATGGCCTGGAGAGCCTTGCTGCTGAAGAAATGAAGCATCTGGAAAAACAGGTGGATCTGGTGCTAGATGATGATGCTCCCTATCGAGCCAAAGTTTCGACGGTGATCGATTTGACGGGGCTGGAGCCGCTGGTGGTGCGGGCTGGTTTGGGGTACGACCAAGTGGCGGATTTACAACTGGCGGAACTGGAGTCTTGAAGGATCAGGATCCGGTTCACTGTCCAGCGAACCCTAAAATAGAGGCGGTGCCCACGCGGTTTGCCCATGCCCGAAGCTCTGGCTCAGCAAAAATTCGATCTGTTGCGCACCCTTGAGGCAACCGACCGGGGCCGCCACGTTTTGCCCGACCAAAAATCCGAGATTTTG
Proteins encoded in this region:
- a CDS encoding L-threonylcarbamoyladenylate synthase → MAEYFKLHPQYPQARSLQRITAALRDGAVMLYPTDTVYAIGCDVTHKQAVERVRRIKQLSNDKPLTFLCPSLSRIAHYAQVTDPAYRLMRRLIPGPFTFLLPATKLVPKLVMDPKRKTTGIRVPDSTICQALLAELGNPIVSTSAKLSGDTVGSLDFRSGREWEVGDGLESLAAEEMKHLEKQVDLVLDDDAPYRAKVSTVIDLTGLEPLVVRAGLGYDQVADLQLAELES